A single window of Acetohalobium arabaticum DSM 5501 DNA harbors:
- a CDS encoding sigma-70 family RNA polymerase sigma factor: MSINQYYQEMGHDLLSKKEEAKLAKGAQNGDQEARKELIEHNLRLVVSIAKKYRGKGMEFEDMIQEGNLGLMKAIDKFDPDKGYRFSTYATWWIRQSITRALPEAKTIRVPVHVWEKTTKVFKAKEKLYNQLNREPTFEEISEETGIDSEKVKEIIRISSDQNLASLNNLVGDDENTELGELIADDDVEEPMTDLNRQFLQEDLEEVLEELTDREAEIIRLRFGLKDNWPKTLQEVADRFKLSRERIRQIQEKALRRLRHPSRSKALKAYIAG; encoded by the coding sequence GTGAGTATTAATCAATATTATCAGGAAATGGGTCATGACCTTCTTTCAAAAAAGGAAGAAGCTAAGTTAGCTAAAGGGGCTCAAAATGGAGACCAAGAAGCGAGAAAGGAATTGATTGAGCATAATTTAAGATTAGTGGTTAGTATAGCCAAAAAATACCGGGGTAAAGGTATGGAATTTGAAGACATGATTCAAGAAGGAAATTTGGGGCTCATGAAAGCAATAGATAAGTTTGATCCAGATAAAGGGTATAGATTCAGTACTTATGCTACTTGGTGGATCAGACAGAGTATAACTAGAGCCCTGCCGGAAGCCAAAACTATAAGAGTTCCGGTGCATGTCTGGGAAAAGACAACAAAAGTCTTTAAAGCAAAGGAAAAGTTATATAATCAATTAAATCGTGAACCGACTTTTGAAGAAATTAGTGAGGAAACTGGAATTGATTCAGAAAAAGTTAAAGAAATTATCAGAATTTCATCTGATCAAAATCTTGCTTCGCTGAATAATTTAGTTGGCGATGATGAAAATACAGAATTAGGTGAATTAATAGCTGATGATGACGTAGAAGAGCCAATGACTGATTTAAATCGTCAATTTCTACAAGAAGATCTAGAAGAAGTTCTAGAAGAATTAACAGATAGAGAAGCAGAAATAATTAGATTACGTTTTGGATTAAAAGATAACTGGCCTAAGACTTTACAGGAAGTTGCAGATAGATTTAAGTTAAGCCGGGAAAGGATCAGGCAGATTCAAGAGAAGGCATTACGTAGACTAAGACATCCTTCCAGAAGTAAAGCACTAAAGGCTTATATAGCAGGATAG
- a CDS encoding DUF1622 domain-containing protein, translating to MIRMQDLIITLSEYISYLAQLFAIIIIAHGIIVVFWINLNNVFTKEDAVDVMKRSRTKLGYSFSVGLGILIGSSILRSVVAPTWNDIGQLAAIIGIRTALNYFLNRDLGAILNN from the coding sequence ATGATTAGAATGCAAGACTTAATTATAACTTTAAGTGAATATATATCTTATTTGGCCCAATTATTTGCAATAATTATAATCGCTCACGGAATAATAGTTGTTTTTTGGATTAATTTAAATAATGTTTTTACTAAAGAAGATGCTGTAGATGTTATGAAAAGAAGCAGAACAAAGTTAGGTTATTCATTTTCGGTAGGATTAGGCATATTGATTGGTTCCAGTATCTTACGAAGTGTAGTAGCTCCTACCTGGAATGATATAGGTCAGCTGGCAGCAATAATAGGAATCAGAACCGCTTTAAACTATTTTTTAAACAGAGATCTTGGAGCTATATTGAATAATTAG
- a CDS encoding ECF transporter S component — protein sequence MNKTKELSLNGILIALVAIATMAIKVPVPATEGYIHLGDSMIYLASILFGWKTGLIAGGLGSALADLFSGYAHWAFPTLIIKGLEGLIIGKIVHQTARNTSLRIKDIIAAFIGGGWMVLGYYLAGAVLTNSLIVPLSSIPWNIIQAVGGAIIVFPIIFAIIKSNILDYLNN from the coding sequence ATGAATAAAACTAAAGAATTATCATTAAATGGAATCTTAATTGCTTTAGTAGCTATAGCAACTATGGCTATTAAAGTTCCTGTTCCAGCTACAGAAGGTTACATTCATCTAGGAGATAGCATGATCTATTTAGCTTCAATCCTCTTTGGTTGGAAAACAGGCTTGATAGCCGGAGGATTAGGATCAGCTCTAGCTGATCTCTTTTCTGGCTATGCACATTGGGCCTTTCCTACACTGATTATTAAAGGGTTAGAAGGATTAATCATCGGTAAAATTGTCCATCAAACAGCTCGAAATACTTCCCTGAGAATCAAAGATATTATTGCCGCTTTTATTGGAGGCGGCTGGATGGTATTAGGTTATTACTTGGCCGGTGCTGTCTTAACTAATAGTCTTATTGTACCTCTAAGCAGTATTCCCTGGAATATAATTCAGGCAGTTGGGGGAGCAATTATTGTCTTCCCGATCATCTTTGCTATTATCAAAAGTAATATATTGGATTATCTGAATAATTAA
- a CDS encoding VWA domain-containing protein produces the protein MDIKMLTDEFEQFVEENKGNSTDNYIENNIIKFIQILRGLGFNISLVESIEAVDSLKTIDILNKKEFKLTLQALLVKNYEERKIYNQVFELFFTSEGLKNEKESVFVEDKDEISEDDEVIHDPIDRKDKEDNDSDDEDDEEWEIEIDNLDQEQQELYEELDPEVKEKVNEQVRDKFGETLLQASKTDSMVKNFIQGSLQYWKAKLNQNRQGIIDLDSTIDVRKTGDREVDSKLRSIVNKLDDESEFILAKDIKEIAEENLEETMEVIKRLSRKLATKFSRRQKKKNKSRKIDIRSTLRKNIKYGGTLVELSYQQRRRQKPRFLLICDVSDSMAKYSTFILQFIYGFSDVIKEIESFIFSEDLERITDYFEDNKSFGAKMSEIIGDSKEWSGATNLNQALETFNQEYESLLTSRTVVFIVSDTKTLGLEEAVQKVKSIKSKVKDIIWLNTLPKSAWENRDSVKLFKNHCQMFKCNRLKDMQQIIKKKLL, from the coding sequence ATGGATATTAAGATGCTGACAGATGAGTTTGAGCAATTTGTAGAAGAAAACAAGGGGAATTCAACTGATAATTATATTGAAAATAATATCATTAAGTTCATTCAAATTTTACGGGGGTTAGGTTTTAATATCAGTTTAGTTGAAAGTATTGAAGCTGTTGATTCGTTAAAAACAATAGATATCTTGAATAAAAAAGAATTTAAATTAACATTACAGGCATTACTAGTTAAGAACTATGAAGAAAGAAAAATTTATAACCAGGTTTTTGAATTATTCTTTACTTCTGAAGGTTTGAAAAATGAAAAAGAATCTGTTTTTGTTGAGGATAAAGATGAAATTTCAGAAGATGATGAAGTTATCCACGATCCTATTGATAGAAAAGATAAAGAAGATAATGATTCGGATGACGAAGATGATGAAGAATGGGAGATAGAAATAGATAATTTGGATCAAGAACAGCAGGAGTTATATGAAGAACTAGACCCGGAAGTTAAAGAAAAAGTAAATGAACAAGTGCGGGATAAATTCGGAGAAACATTACTACAAGCATCTAAAACTGATTCTATGGTAAAAAATTTTATTCAAGGTAGTTTACAGTATTGGAAAGCAAAATTAAATCAAAACCGACAAGGGATTATTGATCTGGATTCAACTATTGATGTACGTAAGACTGGGGATCGAGAAGTAGATAGTAAATTACGGAGTATAGTTAATAAGTTAGATGATGAATCAGAGTTTATTTTGGCCAAAGATATCAAAGAGATAGCTGAAGAGAATTTAGAGGAAACTATGGAGGTAATAAAGCGTTTGTCTCGTAAATTGGCTACTAAGTTTTCAAGACGACAGAAAAAGAAGAATAAGTCTCGTAAGATAGATATTCGGAGTACATTACGCAAGAATATTAAATACGGAGGTACATTAGTTGAGTTAAGCTACCAACAGCGCCGGCGCCAGAAACCGAGATTTCTTTTAATCTGTGATGTATCAGATTCAATGGCTAAGTATTCTACTTTTATTCTTCAATTTATTTATGGATTCTCCGATGTAATTAAAGAAATAGAGAGCTTTATCTTTTCTGAAGATTTAGAGCGGATAACTGATTATTTTGAAGATAATAAGTCCTTTGGTGCTAAGATGTCTGAAATAATTGGCGACAGCAAAGAATGGAGCGGGGCTACTAATTTAAATCAAGCATTAGAAACTTTTAATCAGGAGTATGAATCACTGCTAACTTCTAGAACAGTTGTTTTTATTGTCAGTGATACCAAAACTTTAGGATTGGAGGAAGCAGTACAGAAGGTTAAATCAATAAAAAGTAAGGTTAAAGATATAATCTGGCTCAATACATTACCTAAATCAGCTTGGGAAAATAGAGATTCAGTTAAGCTGTTTAAGAACCACTGCCAAATGTTTAAATGTAATAGACTTAAAGATATGCAACAGATAATTAAAAAGAAGCTTCTATAA
- a CDS encoding AIR synthase family protein has product MKAGKLNINNLKSLILDQISATNQDVLVKPNIGEDSAVIDFGEFVAVISTDPITGVQEGMGSLAVNVACNDIAANGAEPIGIQQTLLVPPETTEDEIIAITRDINQGAKELGIDILGGHTEITDIVNKPLVSCTAIGKTTKEKFVTSSGAEIGDDIIVTKWTGLEGASILAVDYYNKLLELGVGKETLATAKNFGNQISVLPEGLIGAEFGVNAMHDVTEGGLYGSLYELTEAAETGFMIDQQKVPLHPATESIIEALELNPYQLIGSGMMILTTSRGEELIKELTKEDIPAAIVGEITESQRIIRTDTEEIELEEAPQDELWQFLADN; this is encoded by the coding sequence ATGAAAGCAGGTAAACTAAACATAAATAATCTTAAAAGTTTGATTCTGGACCAAATTTCAGCCACTAACCAGGATGTATTAGTTAAACCAAATATTGGAGAAGATTCGGCAGTAATAGATTTTGGGGAATTTGTAGCAGTTATTTCTACTGATCCGATTACTGGAGTTCAGGAAGGAATGGGCAGCTTAGCCGTCAATGTAGCCTGTAATGATATAGCAGCTAATGGTGCGGAACCGATTGGGATTCAACAGACATTATTAGTACCTCCAGAGACTACCGAAGACGAAATTATTGCTATCACGCGTGATATTAATCAGGGTGCTAAAGAGTTAGGAATCGATATTTTAGGCGGACATACTGAAATTACAGATATTGTTAATAAACCCCTAGTCTCCTGCACCGCTATTGGTAAAACCACTAAAGAGAAGTTTGTTACTTCTTCTGGAGCTGAAATAGGCGATGATATCATAGTTACTAAATGGACTGGATTGGAAGGAGCTTCTATCTTGGCTGTAGATTACTATAATAAATTATTAGAGTTAGGTGTTGGTAAAGAAACGTTAGCAACTGCTAAAAACTTTGGTAATCAGATTAGTGTCCTTCCAGAAGGATTGATTGGAGCTGAATTTGGGGTAAATGCTATGCATGATGTAACCGAAGGCGGACTTTATGGTTCACTCTATGAATTGACAGAAGCAGCAGAGACTGGTTTTATGATAGACCAACAGAAAGTACCGCTTCATCCAGCAACAGAAAGCATTATAGAAGCACTAGAATTAAATCCATACCAATTAATTGGATCTGGTATGATGATTTTAACTACTTCTAGAGGAGAAGAATTAATTAAAGAGTTAACTAAAGAAGATATCCCCGCAGCCATTGTCGGTGAAATTACTGAAAGCCAGCGAATTATTAGAACAGATACTGAAGAGATTGAATTAGAGGAAGCACCGCAGGATGAACTGTGGCAGTTTTTAGCTGATAACTAA
- the miaB gene encoding tRNA (N6-isopentenyl adenosine(37)-C2)-methylthiotransferase MiaB, which translates to MNEEEKKEEDIEGLAVIETYGCQMNEHDSEKLAGVLKEKGYKLIEDTEKADVIILNTCCIRENAEVKVHGKIGYLKQYKRENPDLIIGICGCMMQQEGMAEKIKDKHPHVDIVFGTHNIHEFSQLLDAAEEESETIIDIWGEKEELIPDLPTRRETDHKAWVTIIYGCNNFCTYCIVPYVRGREKSRSSIDIVDEIKELADDGVKEVTLLGQNVNSYGYDLDRKIDFADLLEELDQIEGIERIRYMTSHPRDFTTKLIKTIADSNKVCEHFHLPIQSGSSRILEKMNRGYTQEEYLALVEEIRSYIPQAAITTDFIVGFPGERDEDFAETLKLVEEVEFDMAYTFKYSQRSGTPAAEMEGQIEEDVKQKRLQKLMDIQSDISAQKNKKLLGKTVKVLGDGESKNNPERQTGRTRTNKIVVFNSDKDLTGKLINVKINKASSWTLTGDLVK; encoded by the coding sequence ATGAATGAAGAAGAGAAGAAAGAGGAAGATATTGAAGGTTTAGCAGTAATTGAAACATACGGCTGCCAAATGAATGAACATGATTCAGAAAAATTAGCTGGAGTATTGAAAGAAAAAGGCTATAAACTAATAGAAGATACAGAAAAAGCAGATGTAATAATTCTTAATACTTGCTGTATTAGAGAGAATGCAGAGGTTAAAGTTCACGGTAAAATAGGATATCTAAAGCAGTATAAAAGAGAAAATCCTGATCTAATCATTGGAATCTGCGGCTGTATGATGCAGCAGGAAGGAATGGCAGAAAAGATTAAAGATAAGCATCCTCATGTAGATATAGTATTTGGAACTCATAATATTCATGAATTTTCTCAGCTTCTGGATGCAGCAGAGGAAGAATCTGAAACTATTATTGATATTTGGGGAGAAAAGGAAGAGTTGATACCTGATCTTCCAACAAGGCGTGAAACTGATCATAAAGCTTGGGTAACAATCATTTATGGTTGTAATAATTTTTGCACTTACTGTATAGTACCCTATGTTCGAGGCCGTGAAAAAAGCCGTTCTTCAATAGATATAGTAGATGAAATTAAAGAATTAGCTGATGATGGAGTAAAAGAAGTTACATTACTCGGACAGAATGTTAATTCTTATGGATATGATTTGGATAGAAAAATAGATTTTGCTGATTTATTAGAAGAATTAGATCAGATAGAAGGTATTGAGCGAATTAGATATATGACTTCACATCCGAGAGATTTTACTACTAAATTAATTAAGACAATTGCTGACAGTAATAAAGTATGTGAACATTTCCATTTACCGATTCAATCAGGCAGCAGCCGCATTCTAGAGAAAATGAATCGCGGCTATACTCAAGAAGAGTATCTAGCATTAGTAGAAGAGATTCGCAGTTATATTCCACAGGCAGCAATTACTACAGATTTTATTGTCGGTTTTCCCGGTGAGAGAGATGAGGATTTTGCTGAGACATTGAAATTAGTTGAAGAAGTAGAGTTCGATATGGCTTATACTTTTAAGTATTCACAACGCAGTGGAACACCAGCAGCAGAAATGGAAGGACAGATTGAAGAAGATGTTAAACAGAAGCGGCTTCAGAAGTTAATGGATATTCAGAGTGATATCAGTGCCCAAAAGAATAAGAAGCTGTTAGGCAAGACAGTAAAGGTTCTCGGAGATGGTGAAAGCAAAAATAATCCCGAGCGACAGACGGGCAGAACC
- a CDS encoding DUF1540 domain-containing protein yields the protein MGPKSHVHCTVENCKWFEEPNLCVAEKILITSDDFSKELPNEMDVEETNQIVNQKGLSPITECYQSNCKTFVPEDKYDQGLGGTNPNNPDQ from the coding sequence TTGGGACCGAAATCTCATGTACACTGTACTGTTGAGAACTGTAAGTGGTTTGAAGAACCAAATCTATGTGTTGCGGAAAAGATTTTAATTACTAGCGATGATTTTTCTAAAGAATTACCCAATGAAATGGATGTCGAAGAGACTAACCAGATTGTTAATCAAAAGGGACTTTCTCCGATTACAGAATGTTATCAAAGTAACTGTAAAACATTTGTACCAGAAGATAAATATGATCAGGGATTAGGCGGTACAAACCCAAATAACCCAGACCAATAA
- the metX gene encoding homoserine O-acetyltransferase MetX, whose amino-acid sequence MSIPSKRLNSVNSVGLVKTKELTLFEEEEFYFESGAKLSPIDVAYETYGTLNSKKDNVVLICHPLTASAHAAGWYTKDDKRPGLWDPLIGPGKAIDTNQYYVICSNILGGCYGTTGPASINPETGKEYGLNFPVVTIKDMVNLQKALLDRLGIKQLAAVIGGSMGGMQVLRWAVEYPDFVEKIIPIATSGRLKARTMAYNQLAIDAIKNDPDWQNGDYYDSNRKPTKGMALARKIGMITYRTSEAFQSEFGRDRIEDKDFYSLDNQFQINSYLDYQGEKFMNRFDANSFIYLTKAMDLFDLSRDYKSFEAALSKIEAENLLITIDSDKLFPPEESMEIVEGIQKVGGKIKHHQINSEVGHDSFLIEFNKLDDPIRNFL is encoded by the coding sequence TTGAGTATTCCTAGTAAAAGACTTAATTCGGTAAATAGTGTAGGTTTGGTAAAGACAAAAGAGTTAACTTTATTTGAGGAGGAAGAATTTTATTTTGAATCAGGAGCTAAATTAAGTCCAATAGATGTTGCATATGAAACATACGGTACACTAAATTCAAAGAAAGATAATGTAGTTTTAATCTGTCATCCTTTAACAGCCAGCGCTCATGCTGCTGGCTGGTATACTAAGGATGATAAAAGACCAGGACTGTGGGATCCCTTAATTGGTCCTGGAAAAGCAATTGATACTAATCAGTATTATGTAATCTGTAGTAATATTTTAGGAGGATGTTATGGTACTACCGGTCCTGCTTCGATTAATCCTGAAACAGGAAAGGAGTATGGACTTAATTTTCCAGTAGTAACTATCAAGGATATGGTTAATTTACAGAAGGCTTTATTGGATAGATTAGGAATTAAACAGCTTGCTGCTGTAATTGGCGGTTCAATGGGAGGAATGCAGGTTCTAAGATGGGCTGTTGAATATCCGGATTTTGTTGAAAAGATTATTCCTATTGCAACTTCAGGCCGCTTAAAAGCAAGAACTATGGCCTATAACCAGTTGGCAATTGATGCAATTAAGAATGATCCGGATTGGCAGAATGGCGATTATTATGATTCTAATCGTAAGCCTACTAAAGGCATGGCCCTAGCCCGCAAAATCGGTATGATTACTTATCGAACTTCTGAAGCTTTCCAGTCTGAATTTGGTAGGGATAGAATCGAGGATAAAGATTTTTATAGTCTGGATAATCAGTTCCAGATCAATAGTTATTTGGATTATCAGGGAGAAAAGTTCATGAACCGTTTTGACGCTAATTCTTTTATTTATCTTACTAAAGCAATGGATCTTTTTGATTTAAGCCGCGATTATAAATCTTTTGAAGCAGCATTAAGCAAGATTGAGGCTGAAAATCTATTAATTACTATTGATTCTGATAAGCTATTCCCCCCAGAAGAATCAATGGAAATAGTAGAAGGAATTCAGAAAGTAGGAGGAAAAATTAAGCATCATCAGATCAATTCTGAAGTAGGTCATGATTCATTTTTGATTGAGTTTAATAAATTGGATGATCCAATTCGGAACTTTCTTTAA